The window CCATGAGTAACCTGACCATACACTTGCCTTCATCGTTTGCACTACGAACATAGGCACAAGCGCCATAGGCACGTTCAGAGGCATCTGTGAAGATGTGTAGTTCTAATTGTGTGTATGACTCACAGACGACGATACGTGGAAAACGAAAGTCATTAATAAGTGGTAATTTTCTCACAATAGCTTGCCACGGTGCACTTAATTCTGGAGATAATGGCTCATCCCACGACAATTTATCAAGCCACATTCGCTGCAGTAACATTTTCATTGTGATCACTAAAGGTGACAACAAACCTAAAGGGTCAAAGATCTTTGCAATGACAGAAAGCAAATCACGCTTAGTGCTATTAGTGTGAGAGATGGTTGAGTCGACTAAGAACATCAGTTCATCTGAACTGGCATGCCACCCTAAACCTAATAGTTTGGTTGGCTCAGGAGAGCCAATATTCAAATCAAGCGATGACTCTGAAATATCAGACAACAATTGAGGTGCATTTGACTTCCATTTGCGAAGTACCATGCAAGCTGACGAAAGTGCCTTTGTGACTTCTTGGCGGATGTGGCTGACTGTATTTAAGTCATCCCCTCCAGTTAACAGGTCATCTACATAAAAGTCATGTTTGATGACATCAGCAATCTTGTCGTCCTTGCAATCAAGACCTAATTGATAAAGGCAGCGGGTGGCTAAAAACGGAGCACTAGCAGTGCCATAAGTCaccgtatttaatttataaacttgtaCTTGTGATGAATTATCTCGCCACAAAATCCGCTGTAAGTGTCTATCAGATGGATGAACATCCACGCACCTGTACATCATCTGAACATCTCCCGATAAGACATACTTATACTGCCTAAACCGCAAAAGAATGGCCAGAAGGTCATCCTGAATTGTCGGACCGACCATTTGTATGTCATTGGATGAAATTCCAGACGATGTGGGACAACTTGCATTGAAAACAACGCGCAGTTTTGTGGTGGTACTCTGTTCCCGTAGTACACCATGATGTGGAATGTAGTAACCTGTTGGGTCAGTGTCTGATGGCTTGAATTGAGTCATATGTCCGAGCAACTCGTACTCGGACATAAATGCATCATACATTTTGCCTAAGTCAGGTTTCGTTTTTAATCTACGCTCTAACGAATGCAGACAATAAGTGGCCTTACGAAGTGAGTCTCCGAGTACAGAAGGGTCTTGCTTAAGAGGTATGCGTACACAAAAGCGACCATTAGCCAAtctagttgtatttttaacaaaatgatcCTCACAGCTTTTTTCCTCTGAGGAGTAATGAGAAACATTTGAATGTATCTCCTCTAGCTGCCAAAATTTAGTCAGTTCACTTCGTAAGTTGCTTAACTCGTCAGAATTAGTGGAACCTAATTTAGAAAAATGACACCTAATTCTATTTGCATTTAATGTGACATGATTGCGGCTTATGGGTCCGGACACTATCCAGCCTAAACTGGTTTCAAATAATATGGGTTTACCATTACCTAAGTTTATTCGCTGCGACCCTAATAAGTCCCAGAAAGCATCAGCGCCAATTAATATGTCCACATCAGCAGGCTTGTAAAACTTAGGGTCAGCTAAACAAAGATTGGCGGGAATGTTTaagttagtaatatttaattcacgACATGGCATTTCACTCGTTATTAAtggcaaaacaaaacaacaaagttcAGTGCTGAAACAGTTATTTAATGATGTCACGTTGATGCGACATATTTTACctacgtgtgacgtcacgttgTTAATGCCAAATACTGACTTGTCTATTTTTTTAGTAGACAAGTTCAATTGTGAACATAATTTCTGTGTAATGAAACACGATGTGCTGCCGCAGTCAAGCACTGCGCGAACAATATGTTCACGACCATCACGATCATGTAACTTGACTAAAGCAGTTGACAATAACACGTCATTATGACTAATACCGCTAGATGTGATGTTTGCTGATAACGCAACATCGTTCGTTTTAGCGGCCGACATCGACGACAACAGCGGTGGGGACTGCAATGAGAGATTATCGCACGAATTATTACTATCCTGGCGCGTATTAGCAATAttattaaccctagaaagataatcatattgtgacgtacgttaaagataatcatgcgtaaaattgacgcatgtgttttatcggtctgtatatcgaggtttatttattaatttgaatagatattaagttttattatatttacacttacatactaataataaattcaacaaactatttatttatgtttatttatttattaaaaaaaaacaaaaactcaaaatttcttctataaagtaacaaaacttttaaacattctctcttttacaaaaataaacttattttgtactttaaaaacagtcatgttgtattataaaataagtaattagcttaacttatacataatagaaacaaattatacttattagtcagtcagaaacaactttggcacatatcaatattatgctctcgacaaataacttttttgcattttttgcacgatgcatttgcctttcgccttattttagaggggcagtaagtacagtaagtacgttttttcgttactggctcttcagtactgtcatctgatgtaccaggcacttcatttggcaaaatattagagatattatcgcgcaaatatctcttcaaagtaggagcttctaaacgcttacgcataaacgatgacgtcaggctcatgtaaaggtttctcataaattttttgcgactttgaaccttttctcccttgctactgacattatggctgtatataataaaagaatttatgcaggcaatgtttatcattccgtacaataatgccataggccacctattcgtcttcctactgcaggtcatcacagaacacatttggtctagcgtgtccactccgcctttagtttg is drawn from Trichoplusia ni isolate ovarian cell line Hi5 unplaced genomic scaffold, tn1 tig00000856, whole genome shotgun sequence and contains these coding sequences:
- the LOC113507176 gene encoding uncharacterized protein LOC113507176, encoding MYDAFMSEYELLGHMTQFKPSDTDPTGYYIPHHGVLREQSTTTKLRVVFNASCPTSSGISSNDIQMVGPTIQDDLLAILLRFRQYKYVLSGDVQMMYRCVDVHPSDRHLQRILWRDNSSQVQVYKLNTVTYGTASAPFLATRCLYQLGLDCKDDKIADVIKHDFYVDDLLTGGDDLNTVSHIRQEVTKALSSACMVLRKWKSNAPQLLSDISESSLDLNIGSPEPTKLLGLGWHASSDELMFLVDSTISHTNSTKRDLLSVIAKIFDPLGLLSPLVITMKMLLQRMWLDKLSWDEPLSPELSAPWQAIVRKLPLINDFRFPRIVVCESYTQLELHIFTDASERAYGACAYVRSANDEGKCMVRLLMAKSRVAPIKPTTIPRLELCGAVVGTHLYEKISKSLRVRFSRVFCWTDSTIVLGWLQMLPSRLQPFVRNRVAEVLEQAGHCTWRHVPTDKNPADLISRGVDISNLQSLDLWWSGPDFLHQDSCYWPSLVKPLEPASLPETRSDRIEQLRQHFWTRWSKEFIAELQQRVKWHSSKDSLKLDTLVVIKEENLPPLKWRLGRIVAIHPGTDGIARVADVKTSNGIIRRAFSKICPLPVTTESG